The DNA window AAGCCATCCTGTGACCACAATGGGATCTAGGCTCAGGATAAAACAGAGATGGCAAGGAACTGGGTCCTTGGTGACCTTGCAGAGCCCCTGGATCAAACCCACCCGGGGGGCCCACACTTCCTCCAGACTTTctcattaaatgcaccaataaaTTCTCTTACTGTTTGAACtagtttgaattttctatttcttacaacCAAAATGCCCTCTGATAAAATATCTTTATACCTTTTAGCCAAATTGCAAAGAGTTTCTCTCCTGACAGcattagcagaaaaaaaaaacccagggaagcccaggatggcTGAGCCCAAGACACATGATCATTCCAGGGATAGGAAGGGAGTTAGATCAAAACCTTATCCTCCCCAAAGTCAAGACAGTCAGCTTCAAGCCAGTCGTGCTAATGGTAGCCATGAACCATGGGGCTGTTTGCTCGCTGCAGTATCTCCAGTGTCTAGCCCTGGGTCCGGCACATGGTAGCCACTATCCCCGATcagtatgaatgaatgaatgaccactGTTTCTCTCTACCGTCACTCAAGCAGCTGCCTGTTTCTGTGCGAAGAATTTGTAACCATCCCAGCACATGGGCCTGTTCACCTCACACGGCACACTTGCATGTTATTTGTACCTTCCTTGCTCCCAGTGGACTTTGGTGGTGAGAAAGCAGAAGCATCTATGGTACTGCCTGACCTCTGAGTCTCATGCATACCTGAGCCCCACGATGGATCAGGAAGGGGGCCTATTTCTGGGTCGAAACTCTTCTTCCCTCTCAAAACTTGACAAGGAAATCAAGAGGATGCCTGATGCCAGGGACTCACACTTGATGGGTTTCATCTAGTGCTTTGCactggtttctcttttccttttgtggaATGTAAATGCCTTTTATTATCAGTGTCAGATGGGTCTCATGAAAGCCGGACAATTTGCAGGTTTTCTGGTTCAAAAAGCGACTTTGGACAGAAGTAAGAGAAAACACCCCCCGGATGGTCTACGGCTGGCAGAGTAATTCTGTGGTATTAAGACATGTCAGGGGGAATGCCACCCTCCTCGCATTTGTGTTTTGTGAAAATCTCATACAAATTCCACTACCATAGCTTagtgatatttaaatatatacaataaagcAATCATACGGAATGATTGTCAGGAAAAGAATGCAGGTGTATCCTGCCTttcataataaaaggaaaaagaagtagaaagaaactGTGAGACCCAGGCCTGCTCCCTTTTTGGTTCTTCTGTTTTTCCCCAAGCACGTCTAATCAATAACCCACCGGTTAGTCATTTCCTTTTGTAGCTATAACAATAACTCCTTGCATTTCAAATGCTTTGcgatagaaaagaaagaataataatgcAAAACGAAGGAATTACATCTGAATGGTATTATTCTCAGCTTTATTAAATTTGCTCTCTGTACAAATGTTTATGAAGTCGGAGAGCTGCTTTTCCCCCAAGCAGCAAATTCCACATCAATAAGCAGTGGGGGATGGGAActtgaaggaaggaggaaagaaagaccCCTGGTCCCTGGTCTTGggcttctcatttgttttttcccaAATTAACTCTCCCTGCCAGCTGCTTGAGCCAAGACGTGGTCTGCTTTGAACCTTATTAAAACCATGAAACCAAAACAGGTTGAGCCAAAAGGCATCTGGGAGATCGTGTTCCAACCCTCCCCCTTAATGGCGCAGACCAGCGAGCTAAGGGGTTTTCTCTGCTGCTGTGTAGCCAAGCCAGGAACCCCAGCCAGGTTTCCCGACTCCCTGCCTTCCTATCATGTGCCCTGGTCCAAGTTTTAGAGCAAATGCCTTTGGTTGTTAGCGTCGACTGCGAAATGCGAACCACTTCTCTGCAAACTGAGTACAACCCATATGCTCACTCCACGATGTCTTCTGTGGTTGCTTGGACCTAATTGTTGAAACTCTTTTGATTTGAAACTGAGCACGTGACATTCTTGATGCCTTTTTGACATCAGGCCGGAACGCTGGTTGTGTCCCCTGACACCGTGCACCTTTCAAATGCCCTTGCTGTATTGGGATTCCCTGTCCTACCAGTCTCTCCACCCGAGGTGGCCAGACCACGGGTTTACCCAGAGTCCTTTGCAGCCAGGACCCAGACATTGACTAGGCTCCACCATTGCAAACTACACCATAAGAGAGGAGGTATAGCCCTGCAATTTATTATGGGAAAGGGCAGCCTCGGATGttcagctgggggtgggggttgacGCTGCAGTGGGTACAAGTTTAAATACCTGGGACGTGATTGCTGTTGGTGCTGGTGACCGTTGTGGGTTTGGTCCAGTACAACTGGAGTATCCTTGTGTGGTGGGAGCATCTCTATGTGGTAAGCGCATCCCTGTGTGGTAGAAGCATCTCTGAGGGGTGGGAGCATCTCTGTGCCATAGCAGCCTCTCTGGGCAATGGGAGTATCTCTGTGGGGTGTGAGTATCCCTGTGCAGTGGTGCAGTAGTGGCAGTTTTCCCACCAGGCCCGTCATATGCGACGGTTTCAGGCATTTGGAAGGTAAGCCTCgagcttggctctcccacctcctgaCAGCTCTAGGAACTCCCAACCTCCTTCAATAAACTCCTTCTCTGGGTAATCAGCAGAATCTACTGCCATTGCTTGCAGATAAGAGCCCTGCCTTATCCTCTGCACCCTCCTATTTCGTGCTACCctgtccctcctcccctgccaAACACAGGCTGACATAAATCCCCACAGTGAAAAGAGAAATGCCAACATGAGAAATTCTTCTCGTGACGATGTCGATGatgctttacatttttatagCTGTTTACAGTCTGTTAAAGCAGTTCTGAGTTTTCTGCAAACATGTCTGTCAATGAGGAGAAGCGTTCTTGGGTGAAACCATCAGTTTATTAAGTCATTATCACCTTCAGGTCAAAATCCATTAAGTGCTTGGGGCCCATACATTGTCATCTGCACAgagtttcttactttcttttttttttttttgcggtacgcgggcctctcactgttgtggcctctgccgttgtggagcccaggctccggacgcgcaggctcagcggccatgcctcacgggtgcggctgctccgcggcgtgtgggatcttcccggaccggggcacgaacccgcgtcccctgcatcagcaggcggactctcaaccactgcgccatcagggaagccctgcagagtTTCTTAATCAAGGATGCTTGGTATCTCAGGGTTTGTGATCTTACAGCCCCTGCTCTGCGTGTGTCCATAGTGTACAGACTAGCAGAGAAATATCATCGGTCACAGAATATTACATCTGGAGAGATCCTCACTATGGATGAGGAATCTGAGAATGTGCGACTGGCCCAATATTACACAGCAAGGTAGTGACCAATTCAGGACCAGAACCCCGGGTCCTGGTTCTGCCCACAAGGGGTATGCagcacacataaataaataaaatgccataTGCCAGTATCAGCCTTCTCCCCATCCACAGATGACCTTCCTCTAGAGTGTCTGGGAAAGAGGAGTGTATCAGTTAGTCATGCCAGGTTATGCTGCAGCAACAAATATCCCCAGTCTCATGGGCTTACATCAGATTAGGTCTACTTCTCATGCACGCCACCCGTCCACAGCCCCCTGAGACCCGGCCTACCGGAGCAGCCCCGTCTGGAGAGTGCCAATCaccacacagagaaaaggagagcTCTGGAGGGTCTCTGCCTGGCAATGAAAAGATCCAGCGCCAAAGGGGCCCTCTGCTCAGAAGTCGCTGGCCAGAGCTGGTCACAGCACCCCACCCAGCCCCAAGGGGACCAGGAAGTGTGGCCCTTCTGTGTGCTCGGGAAGCAGGGAGCAGGAGACCATCGTGATTTTAGGGACTTATCTTGAGTCTGTGCCCGTTGCACCCCTGGCCCATGCTCCTCTGTCCAGCAGCCTCCCCacttctcccagcctccccaAGAGTACTGCCCACTTCACTGCTGGACACGCCTGAGCTTTGGGAACACGATTCCCTGCTGGAAGGCTGCTCCCCTCCACTCGGGCCCTTGCAGAGGGGCCCACACGGGCCGCCCACACTCCCCAAGGCAAGTGCTGCGGAACTGCAAGGAGAAAGGGAATTCTtcgtcccccctccccccttcctccttccgTTCTTCGCGTGCGCACGCGTGCGTGTTTGAATGTGGTAAAACACACGTAACATAACATTTACTGTCGCAACCACATCTAAGTCTACAGTGTTGTTAAGCACACCGACGTTGCAAAACCGAAACTCGGGACTCCCCTGGCAGACCAGCGGTTGAGGCTCCGCgctgccaatgcgggggatgcgggtccgatccctggtcagggaactagggtcccacatgccgtgtggtgtgccccccgcaccccccgccaaaaaaagttttaaaaaaaggacactgaaactctgtccccataaACGCTGACTCCAcgtcccctccccctgcccctggcccccaccatctactttctgtcttgatGAACTTGACTCctctaggtgcctcatataagtggaatcctacaATATTTGTCCTTGTGACTAGCTTGTTTCACTTAGAAAGGTTCATCCCCGGTGTAgcacatgtcagaatttccttccttttttaggCTGAGTCATATTTCATTgaatggatggaccacattttgcttatccaccATCCACGGATGGACACCCTCCCCTCCTGCAGCTGTACATAGTTTTCATTGCTGTCCCATCACATCAAGGACTGTGTTCCCAAGAATATAGGTcctgaggacacacacacacacacacacacacacacacaccccaacagccaatttcccttcctccctccctcacagccCGGCAGGAGTTCTGGACTCTACCAGCAATGTTCCTGGAACCAGCTATCCCTTGAGACTGTGGGCCTCTAGGGTAGTGGGCAGGGAGCCTGTATCCTGTGTGCCCTTTACTCCCTGAAGGTCTGAGTCCAGCTCCTCTGGTGGGGAAAGGAGGCCAGCAGACACTGGAGGGCTTACAAGACCCCAGCGGAGGGGAGTGTGGAGGTGGGCGGCAGGGTCTGGAGTGCAGCTCTCAGACTCCCCGCTGCCTGGGGACAAAACTTGGCAAAAGCGATGGCTTTGTGCTGGCTAACTGACCTCGGAGTGGCGGTCAGCCTCTCTGCGACAAATCGGCTTGTCACCAGCAGAGGTGGGGACTGTGCTGACGTCACACCCAGCGGTTGCTGGTTCCACTCATCGCCACCCCGACCCCGGTCAGCAGGTGACCTGCAGGAGATCTGTCTACTGATGAGTTAATAAGGCACCACCAATCACACATTTTAAAGAGACCTTCAAGGTTGTACGTCAGCATAGCTGGTTTCCTCGtcatcctatgtattttattgtgAAAACACTATTCAAAGACTGCGTCCCTGGGCTTCCCGGGATGCCCGAAGGAGATATACAGGGCAGGTCAAGACCCCCCCGAGGCGGAGAATGGCCCCCACTCAATGCTGATGGGGAGTCCCcaagtgtgttttttaaataacatctttttCACTTCCCCTAGATCTCCTGGACGTGCAGCTCTCCGTGGCCCCTCGTACCCCCTTCACCGTGAGCACATCCTCTCCACAGCGAGCACCCCTGCTGCAGCTTGCCGGACGGACGGGGACAGACGTCCTACTCTGACTACAAGGGATGTTCCGCCATCTGCTTTTTGGCCGTTCCGCCTGAAGTGCTGTTGACTTTCATTATTTAGCGGGACCTTCCATTCCAGATGCCTTCGGAACACCCGCCTCAGACCCCGAGCACAGCCAGCATAGCTCACAGCACGCGGACCCCCAGCATCTGGCTGAAATGCAGATCCAGCCTCAGCAGGCGTGGActggcctgagactctgcatctGGGAGGCAAAGGCGAGCGTGGTCACCAGGGTCCCCTGGAAGACCTACAACaaataaaccagaaaaagacaaaaacagtgAGCTGGTCTCTTGCACCCCAGCCCTGGAGATGCAGACGGACCATCCTCTGAAGGCTCCTCTGCTCGTGGTGAGGCCGGATCAACCTTCAATTAACTGAGCAGCAAGCGTGTGCTGGGCACTGACCTGGGGCTGAGGGCTCGGTGGGAACAGGGCAGGGGGGCCTCCTGGCCACATGGGGCTGCCTTCTAGTGGGGAGAAAAGCTAGTAACAAATTCATTTCTTCCAGAGGGGTCTCCCAGGAGCTAAAACCTCCGAGCCTCTCTTGGGCTCTGGTCCCTCCAAGGCAGAGGTAGTTTAATCCACTGTCTCTTTCCGCTCTGCTCTGAAAGAAAATCGCACCACATAAGCTTCTGACCGCACAGTCCCTGTTTCCACCCTTAATTACAGAGTGACAAGTGCCGTGAATGGGTGGGGAaacaggaggtggggagaggactCGGGGGTGGGAGGCGGGTAGGTCGGTGGGGCGGACACAGGGCCATAGGCCGGCCTTGGCCACAGCTAGCTTGGGGCTTGGCCTGAGCTCCCTGGTGGCCAAAGTGAGACACGGTCGGTGATGTGACCTTCATTGTGAGGTCTGGTTCTTGGATGGGACACCTGGGTTTCATCTTAAACCGAGACCCATACGTCTGTACGTGAAGGTTCTGTAGATTTGGGGGGACCAGCAGTAGCTGGTTTTCTATCTGAATTTATGTGCTCCCTGGTCCTGATTTTTCATTTATAAGTTACCAATTTATAGCAAGATGTTTTGATGCAGAGTACCTCAAACATTTTTCGAACAAGAGTGGGTTCAACACATGGACACATTCAAAGCCCACCTTGATGGGATACCCCTTTATGGGGGGAGCGGGGGCAGCCCCAGCTGGAGGCCCCGCCTGGGTGTCTGGAGCTGCTGCGGgacccaggctcagcagccacccCCTCCCCGGGTTCTGTCTCCCCACTGCTGGGAAGGCACGGCTGGCCGGTGTCTGGGGCTCCCCTTCCGCCTGAGGTGGAGGGATTGGTCAAAGAGCTCAGGGCCCCCCACAGACAAAGGTCATGCCTGGGCGTGGGGCCCTGTGCCAGCAGAGTCCCCAGGTATCAGAGCAGGCCCAGCAGCCCACGAGGTGGCAGTGCTCAGACCTCCACGACAGAGCCCCCGACACTTGGGAGGTGAGGGCAGGACAGGGCCCAGTGCCGGGGCGGTGGGGAGGGAATAGAGCCCAGGCAGACAGCCCCCTGCTACAGCCTCTGCCCTTTGCCTGGTCCTTCCGTCTCGAGGGGACCCTGCCCATAatactccccaccccaccccaggctcagCCGATCCCAGGCCTATCTCGGGTTCCGTTAGGGAGCCGGGAGCCAAGCAGGGCGGTTCAGGGGTCTCGGCCCCATCAGCGGAGCTGAGTGGTCACATTCTCCTTGGTCCTCAGACCCGGGACGGGCTTCCGGCCCCATCCCCCACACCTGGCTCCTCTGAGGCTGGCCCACTCCCGCTCTCCCGGCCACGGCCCCTGGGCACCTTCCCAGTGCTGAGGAGACACGAGGCCCCGTGCACTCAGTACGTCCCCAGATCAGACCACGAAGCTTCGCTCCTATCCTGCCATCCCCTGCGCACCCCTCCCTGGGCTGGAGCAGGGGCTCCTGGCTCGCTTTTCCCACTCGACAGGAGAAACTTGTCCCCCCAGGTGGCTCCCCCCCGCAGAGCCCCGTGGGCTGACACTTCTCACCAGGCGCCCACCTCCCTTCTCCGATCACCCGACTCCCAGCAACCCCCAATCACCGGCTCACGCACCCTGGGTCTGTCCTGTTATCTGCTCGTAGGGCACCCACATCCCACCTCCAACCAAAGGTTAACTCCACGAGAGGGGAGCCCTGGGAACGGGGTCGGGGGTCTCCCCGCCTAGCCCGCAAGGCCCCTTCCAGAGGCCCAGAGCCGGCCCTGGGAACCTGAGCCCTCTGGGAGCGGGAAGGGGAGACCCCAGTGAGGCCGGGTGCAGCCCGAGGGTGACGACCCTGGAAGAACGTCCTCAGGGCCTGGCATCGCAGACACAGCTCGAGAGCCGGGCAGACAAGTTTTATTCCACCCGCTTCCCGCCCACGGCCACGCCAGGCCGAGCGAGGACGGGCTGCGTGGAGGGTCTGGGACAGAGGTGCACACAGGAGGTCACGCTGTGGCCCGAGGcgagtggggggcggggaggcagtTCTGCCACTGACCCTGGGGGTCTCTCTGGGGTCCTGGCCGAGCTGAGGGGTTCACAGTCTGCATGGTGTGGACACTGGAGGGCTGAGCAGGCTGGGGCGCAGGGAACGGCCAGGTCTGCTCCACGCACAGGAGGCTGCCCTGCACCTGCTGAGCCCCTGACGCCCCAGAACAAAGGTGCCGGGGTCTCGGGCGGCGACGGTCTTTTCGACAAAGACTCAGGAATGCCAAAGTGGCTGAGGCCGAGGGGGGACTGGACGGGACAGAGTAGAAAACTCTCGCACTCACGCACCGCACAGGCGTACACGCGGGGTCAGTAAAAACACAAGGCCTGGGTCACACGACGCTCTGCCGGCCCCCTGCCCCCTCAGACTCAGACGTGCCACAGCCACCGCCCCGCCCAAAGTCAATGAAGATCCCTTCCGAACCCGAGTCGACTGACTCCAGGATCCGGTCCACCAGGTTCTCGGGGCTGGAGGAAGCTGGTGAGCTGCGGGCCGGGCCTGGGCCAGGCTCACGGGGCTGCGCCGGGGGGTACAGTCTGCTGGGGCAGGGCCCCGACGGGGGCGCTGGGGAGGGTCTGAAGGTCCCGGCAGGGTCCTGGCCGGGTGTGTCAGCAAAGCCCTGGGGCTCGGGGCAGGACGTCATCTCGGAGACCGAGTGCCTGCGGATGCCCGTGGCGCCGGCCACCGCACCCTCGGCCTCGTGCTCCGCCACGGGGTTCAGCAGTGGCGTGTTGTAGCTCTTGGACCGCACCACCGGGTTCTTGGCCAGGATGTCCCCCGATCGGGAGCGGCGCAGGAAGTGCTTCTCTgcatacagacagacagacagggcatcaggcagggggccagggtggggctggCCAGATGCTAGGGAACACCCACTGCAAGCACCTACTTTGCGCCCAGCTCTGCAGGAAGGGACCGCTACAGGGAAAAGCCCGACCGGTGTAGATCCTGCTGGGGCAGCCTGGAGGGAAGTTGGGGTTTCCACCCCAGCTGATACTAGGTCCATCCCTACGTGACCTCCTTCTCTCCTCGGTCTGGCCTCTCAGCCCGGAATGGGGGCGGGGGGCCTCAAGTCAACCGCCTGGGTTCAAACATGCACCTTGCCAGTGACCTGTGCgcgtgcctccgtttcctcacctgtggaAAGTCAACAAACCCAAGCACTTGCTAAGGGAGACACAGCCCCTGTCCTCAGAGCTGGAgtcctactgtgtgtgtgtgggtgggccACAGGTCGGGCGGTGGCAAGTGCCCGGATGGGGCAGCACATGAGGTCAGGGCTGGGGTTTATTCTGAGTGTGGGGGGTGACCCCGGGGGTGGGAGAGGACGGATATAGGGGCAGGTCTCAGGCTCCCACTCAGGACCCTGCAGTTCCAGAGTTGACCACCAGGTGGCAGGGCTGAGCGGGATGAACCAGAGGCTGTCCTGGACCACAGGACACAGGCTCCCTCGTTGCCTGGCAGGGGTCTCGGTGTCCAGGGCCACACAGACCTCAAAGTTCCTCCAGCTGCTGGAGCCCCGCCGGAGCCGGGACATGCTAGCTGGGCAGGTTTTATAACTGCAGGTGGGTGGGCCCTCTGGACGAGGGGACACTCTTGATGAGCTCTCGTACCACTGTCCCCTTGGTTCCCTTCATGCATTTCTTCCCAGGCCTGGATCCTCCCTGCCCTTCAGCTCCCAGTCTGGCCTTCCCTGAGCTCCCCGCCGTGGCCCTCATGTCACCTGGGCACTGGTCCCCTTGGGCACTCATCTGGGGATGGTTTACTCATTGGCCTGCCTCCCCTGGTGGACAAGAGCAAATGAGGGTGGGGCTTGGTCTCTGCTGAACCCTCAGGACCAAGAACAGGGGCTGGCGCACAGTAGGCGTTCAGTTTACACTGCTGAACGAACCGACGGGGCCAGGCAGCCCCAGGACGCCCAGCCATGCCCACTTCACAACCCCTCCACACCCCCCGTGAGTCCCCAAATAAGCCAGGACTTCTTGGGCTccgggcctttgcacgtgctgggTCCTCTCCCTCGTCAACTCCTGACTTTCGGGACTGAGCTCGGATGTGACCTCTGTGGCGGGTGCGGGGGTCTCTGCCGGGCTCTCAGGGGAGTCACTGCAGCACCACTTGTGACGTCAGCCCTTGAAGGAGGGACCCCACGTGACCCACCCTGTGCCCAGTGCCCCGCACACAGCACGGCCGGTGGATGCTCAGGACAGGTTTGCCGTGGCTGCACATCTGGTTCTGCATGACTCCCCTGGGAGGCCTGGGCCCCCGACCGTGCAGAGGTGGATGGGGCCAGGGGACACCCTGCTCCCACCCACGCCCAGGCGACGCCTACCCAGGATGCAGGAGTGTGTGAAGGCACCCTCTCTGGAGTAGAGGCCGTAGGTGCCCAGGTAGGGCGACACCACCTTCTGGATCAGCGTCTCCAGGCGCAGGTAGTCCTTGGTCACTCCCCGGGACTCGTGCACCCCCtgcaagagggaggggtgtgggggtCCGCCGGTCGGCCTGTTCCCTGCCTCCCTAGCCCAGCCATGCTTAGCTCAAAGGCCACCACAAACGGCGCCCTCCCTTCCCCCGGAGTCCTGGCCCCCATGGCGGTGGCCCAGCACCCTCCCTTCCCAGCCGTCTCTCGGGTTGGGGCCTCTGAGCCACCCTCCTGCTTTAACACCCTCGTGGCTGCCCGCTGCACACAGGAGCTGGCGTGGCTGGGAGACCATGATGCCTGCGGGAAAGGGGTCTGTGGCCAAATTAGGCTGGGCACCTGCACCTCCCCCTCGGGACAGTTGTGTGTCCCCTTCCGTGAGCTGGCTTCCCAGAGGCTCTGGGCAGTCCTGGGGGGCCAAGCTCATTCACCTGGACCCGCACCCTCACTCCCTCGCCCCAAGGAGCACTGTAGGCAGGACAGGCTGCCCCCCTGGGCCAGGCCCAGGTCCAGGTCTATATCCAAGCTGAGCGGTCAAGGCCCGTCCATCTGATAgagccgcccctccccctcccacactgCTTCCCCGGCCAGGCACCGTCCAGCCCCTCCCAACACCTCCCCTCATTCATAGCTTTGAAGGGTTTTCCACCCCTCCCATTTCACTGGAGCCAAAGCCTGGAAAATGAGGCTGCCCACGGGACAGCCGTGGCCTTGCCCACTCAGCTGTGAGCTGACCAGGAGGCAAGCTCTGGGTCCCCAGCGACACCGGCAgagggctgggcacacagcaggTTTTTAGTGAGTGCTTGCTGAACGAATGATGTCTCTGAACGCATGAATCATCCCCAAGGGGCTGCCAGCAGTTAAGAAGCAAGATACACCCAGGTTAACGCTGAACGACAATTGAAGACAGCGAGAACCCAACTCTGCACTGCCTAGAAGAAACCCACTTAAACtactaaagacacacacagacgaGAAGTAAGGGAGTGCGGGACTGTATGTGATGACACGGATCACAGCACAAGCAGCCGTGTCAATTTCAGATAGGACAGACTTCAGACCAAAGCCATTTATCAGGGATAAGGAAGGTCATCACCTAACGCTAAAGAGATCACTTCTCCGAGGTGACATAACAATCCCTAATGTGTACGGACCTAACACAGAGCAGGAAACTACGGAGGCAAAAACTGACGGGGCTGCGAGGACAGAGAAATCCATCCTCCTAGCTGGAGGCTTCAACACTCCTCTCAGaaacagatccagcaggcagaaaatcaggaaGGACACAGATGAACCCAACaccaccatcaatcaactggatataactGACATCTATAGACAACTTGTCCAATGGCAGAATccatattcttctcaagctcacatgggaCATCCTccaagacagaccacattctgggccataaaacacagctcgacacatttaaaagaacagaaatcgtACAATGTCTGCCCTCAGACCACAAAGAAATTAAACCAGGAATCCGTAACACAGTGATAACTGAAAACCCCCAaacacatggagattaaacaactcCCTTCTAAATGACACAGGGgtcaaagaagaatttttaaataatttgaattaaatgaaaatgaaaacgcCAACGTCCAAATTATCAGGATGCATCGAAGCAGTgcttacagggaaatttatagcactgaatggATACGTTAGAATATAAAAAGTCTACAAGCAGTCTTGTAAACTTCCACCTTAGGAGACTagacaaagaagagcaaattaagtccaaagtaagcagaagcaaaaaaataagaatcaGCAGAAATCAAcggaattgaaaacagaaaaatggatggAGAAAATCAACAAGACCAAAagctttgaaaagatcaataaaatccaTAAGCCTCTAGCCAGACCAGCTACGGACAAGAGAGAGGAGACCCAAACGACTAACGTGAGAAACGAAAGCGGGGACATCACTACAGACTCCACAGATCCAGCTGTGCTTGGACAAGGAGGGGGTGCCCCCGGAAGTCATCCAGATGAACCTGGAggagccgcccccgcccccagcaacAGCGCCATGGATGAGGATGACATTACTGCTGAGCTGTGCTGGGCGTTTCGCAAACTTTGTGTCCCTTCATTCCCAGaatttgtttctggtgtctgGTCTCTGCTCCCCATTGCCCAGTGAGGAAATGCGGGCCCCGGGGGTTGCATTATTTGTGTACCACGCTCAGATGCAGGGCTGATACTCAGCTTCTGGGACCCCGGTGAGAAGGAGCTTTGGTTCTGCACGTGAAGCACggggcacatagtaggccctcaaaaGATGTGCTGACCAGTAGCTGTGACCTCAGGTCCATCTGGGACTTGAAAACAGTGGGGACAAGTTCACCGCAGGGCTGGGACAAGGCCATTCAAAGTGGAGGCCAAGGCGAGAGCAAAGGGTTGTGGTTGGGGGTAGGGGTCGCACCCAGGAGGGGTAGAAGGACACTCTGGGGGAAAATGGGGCCAAGCCCAGAAGCTGCATGAGGCACAGCgaccaccagggggcagcaccACCCCGGCCTGGCCGCCACCCAGGTGCTGTTCATGGGATCGAGATGAGACCTTATTCCTTGGCTTGAAATCCCAGCCTCATCACTTCCCGCCCCCAAGAGGAAGTGCACCATGGAGGACTTTGTGTCGATTTCTCCTCGTTATCCTTCGAGGAAATGGGCCGAGGGATGCAATGTCCCGCCAGTCGCTGCCCTGCGTGGCCGCCAGGACGACCACCGGCTCCCAGCGAGTGTAGCCCCTCGACACTTCTAACGTCCACATCTTTGCTCTGGAATCTTCAACCAgctgccctgggccccaggaCCAACCTCACAGACATAAATTTAGAAGGACTTCCACGTGCATGGGTGGGCTCAGGACAATGAACAGGGTTGGGAGCCTGTCAGCCTCAGGGAAGGCCAGGCTCCCAGCCGTCACAGCTCCGGGCAAGCGAGGACTCTacttccccacctgtaaaatggggtggtTGATGGTGCTCATCCTGGGGCTGTGACAGTGAGACAGGCTGGCAAACTGTAGGGTGCCGTGCCCGCCACAGGGCTCGGGGCGCAGCAGTTTGCAGAAAGGTCCTTCAGAAATGTCTGGAACTGCTGTGGGGAGCGGGAGGCGGTGGCCCCCAACCCCAGTGACTGACCGATGGGGGAGTA is part of the Phocoena sinus isolate mPhoSin1 chromosome 10, mPhoSin1.pri, whole genome shotgun sequence genome and encodes:
- the PRR5 gene encoding proline-rich protein 5 isoform X3, yielding MSSPSLSDLGKREPAAAAADERGTQQRRACANATWNSIHNGVIAVFQRKGLPDQELFSLNEGVRQLLKTELGSFFTEYLQNQLLTKGMVILRDKIRFYEGQKLLDSLAETWDFFFSDVLPTLQAVFYPVQGKEPSVRQLALLHFRNIITLSVKLEDALARARARVPPAVVQMLLVLQGVHESRGVTKDYLRLETLIQKVVSPYLGTYGLYSREGAFTHSCILEKHFLRRSRSGDILAKNPVVRSKSYNTPLLNPVAEHEAEGAVAGATGIRRHSVSEMTSCPEPQGFADTPGQDPAGTFRPSPAPPSGPCPSRLYPPAQPREPGPGPARSSPASSSPENLVDRILESVDSGSEGIFIDFGRGGGCGTSESEGAGGRQSVV
- the PRR5 gene encoding proline-rich protein 5 isoform X5 yields the protein MRTLRRLKFMSSPSLSDLGKREPAAAAADERGTQQRRACANATWNSIHNGVIAVFQRKGLPDQELFSLNEGVRQLLKTELGSFFTEYLQNQLLTKGMVILRDKIRFYEGQKLLDSLAETWDFFFSDVLPTLQAVFYPVQGVHESRGVTKDYLRLETLIQKVVSPYLGTYGLYSREGAFTHSCILEKHFLRRSRSGDILAKNPVVRSKSYNTPLLNPVAEHEAEGAVAGATGIRRHSVSEMTSCPEPQGFADTPGQDPAGTFRPSPAPPSGPCPSRLYPPAQPREPGPGPARSSPASSSPENLVDRILESVDSGSEGIFIDFGRGGGCGTSESEGAGGRQSVV
- the PRR5 gene encoding proline-rich protein 5 isoform X2; its protein translation is MEPRLKFMSSPSLSDLGKREPAAAAADERGTQQRRACANATWNSIHNGVIAVFQRKGLPDQELFSLNEGVRQLLKTELGSFFTEYLQNQLLTKGMVILRDKIRFYEGQKLLDSLAETWDFFFSDVLPTLQAVFYPVQGKEPSVRQLALLHFRNIITLSVKLEDALARARARVPPAVVQMLLVLQGVHESRGVTKDYLRLETLIQKVVSPYLGTYGLYSREGAFTHSCILEKHFLRRSRSGDILAKNPVVRSKSYNTPLLNPVAEHEAEGAVAGATGIRRHSVSEMTSCPEPQGFADTPGQDPAGTFRPSPAPPSGPCPSRLYPPAQPREPGPGPARSSPASSSPENLVDRILESVDSGSEGIFIDFGRGGGCGTSESEGAGGRQSVV
- the PRR5 gene encoding proline-rich protein 5 isoform X1; the encoded protein is MRTLRRLKFMSSPSLSDLGKREPAAAAADERGTQQRRACANATWNSIHNGVIAVFQRKGLPDQELFSLNEGVRQLLKTELGSFFTEYLQNQLLTKGMVILRDKIRFYEGQKLLDSLAETWDFFFSDVLPTLQAVFYPVQGKEPSVRQLALLHFRNIITLSVKLEDALARARARVPPAVVQMLLVLQGVHESRGVTKDYLRLETLIQKVVSPYLGTYGLYSREGAFTHSCILEKHFLRRSRSGDILAKNPVVRSKSYNTPLLNPVAEHEAEGAVAGATGIRRHSVSEMTSCPEPQGFADTPGQDPAGTFRPSPAPPSGPCPSRLYPPAQPREPGPGPARSSPASSSPENLVDRILESVDSGSEGIFIDFGRGGGCGTSESEGAGGRQSVV
- the PRR5 gene encoding proline-rich protein 5 isoform X4; amino-acid sequence: MRTLRRLKFMSSPSLSDLGKREPAAAAADERGTQQRRACANATWNRQLLKTELGSFFTEYLQNQLLTKGMVILRDKIRFYEGQKLLDSLAETWDFFFSDVLPTLQAVFYPVQGKEPSVRQLALLHFRNIITLSVKLEDALARARARVPPAVVQMLLVLQGVHESRGVTKDYLRLETLIQKVVSPYLGTYGLYSREGAFTHSCILEKHFLRRSRSGDILAKNPVVRSKSYNTPLLNPVAEHEAEGAVAGATGIRRHSVSEMTSCPEPQGFADTPGQDPAGTFRPSPAPPSGPCPSRLYPPAQPREPGPGPARSSPASSSPENLVDRILESVDSGSEGIFIDFGRGGGCGTSESEGAGGRQSVV